In Nostoc sp. UHCC 0926, a single genomic region encodes these proteins:
- a CDS encoding DUF3370 domain-containing protein, with product MLPLLLILPIAQSIPATPPLEEVLQPQEVRPLPGKLDTVPTFNSNSPELVLKEGILLSTFPPDGKKVPTAHLNFPFRGRFDIFAHHVAKAEPPENLRSLYLGIILHNPGSELVKINIWQAASYLSQPDAPFIQLPSFTQNLLGTIFAGPGDRVMSDVLRGRRQEIFPAQIEIPPGQSRMLLNLPIPVQGLTPPVNGRSTLIRLQSNGTVYAASLAMFARVNPDGSERSPTLEEWQNLLDNGDLAGPRDKTATPLEETDKPRIYGRVAGVAGGSQWRALLVDNPKASYLTIPQPGQVFSYALSTLHGGTLGTGQIQSAPMLVRYPDTAYRAHGNYGIQYNLKLPLYNNTQSFQTVSVSMQTPLKEEQLGKPGLRFLSTPAREVFFRGTVRVRYKNDLGQLQTEYVHLVQKRGQPGEPLVLLNMKAGDRSLVEVDFLYPPDATPPQVLTVSTQAAPQ from the coding sequence ATGTTGCCATTGCTACTGATTTTGCCAATTGCTCAATCAATTCCTGCTACACCACCACTTGAAGAAGTCCTGCAACCACAAGAAGTGCGTCCTTTACCAGGCAAGTTGGATACAGTGCCAACGTTTAACAGCAATAGTCCAGAATTGGTGTTGAAAGAAGGAATTTTACTCTCCACTTTTCCACCAGATGGCAAAAAAGTGCCAACAGCGCATCTGAATTTTCCCTTTCGGGGACGATTTGATATTTTTGCCCATCATGTTGCTAAAGCTGAACCACCAGAGAATTTGCGTTCGCTGTATCTGGGAATAATTTTGCATAACCCTGGTTCTGAACTAGTGAAGATAAATATTTGGCAGGCGGCGAGTTATTTGAGTCAACCGGATGCACCATTTATTCAGTTACCATCCTTTACCCAAAATCTTTTAGGTACAATTTTTGCGGGCCCAGGCGATCGCGTCATGTCTGATGTTTTAAGGGGACGGCGACAAGAGATTTTTCCTGCCCAAATTGAGATTCCACCAGGGCAAAGTCGAATGTTACTCAATCTGCCAATTCCTGTGCAGGGACTGACACCACCCGTGAATGGTCGGTCTACATTGATCCGATTGCAAAGTAATGGCACTGTCTATGCAGCTAGCCTAGCCATGTTTGCACGGGTGAATCCCGATGGCAGTGAGCGATCGCCTACTTTAGAAGAGTGGCAGAATTTACTCGATAATGGTGATTTGGCTGGGCCACGGGATAAAACTGCTACTCCCTTAGAGGAAACTGATAAACCAAGAATTTATGGGCGTGTTGCTGGAGTGGCTGGTGGTTCACAATGGAGAGCCTTATTAGTAGATAATCCTAAAGCTAGCTATCTGACTATTCCCCAGCCTGGTCAAGTGTTTTCCTACGCTCTGAGTACCCTGCATGGCGGTACGTTAGGAACTGGTCAAATTCAAAGTGCACCCATGCTGGTGCGTTATCCTGACACCGCATATCGCGCTCATGGGAACTATGGAATTCAATATAATCTAAAGTTGCCGTTATATAATAATACTCAAAGTTTTCAAACTGTTAGTGTGTCGATGCAAACGCCACTAAAAGAGGAACAGTTAGGAAAACCAGGGTTACGCTTTTTGAGTACACCAGCCCGTGAAGTATTCTTCCGAGGCACAGTTCGGGTACGTTACAAAAATGACCTTGGTCAGCTGCAAACGGAGTATGTACATTTGGTGCAAAAGAGAGGTCAACCAGGAGAACCGTTAGTTTTATTAAATATGAAAGCTGGCGATCGCTCCTTAGTAGAAGTAGACTTTCTCTATCCGCCGGATGCCACACCACCGCAAGTATTAACAGTGTCAACTCAAGCTGCACCTCAGTAG
- the petG gene encoding cytochrome b6-f complex subunit V: MVEPLLSGIVLGLVFVTLAGLFYAAYKQYKRPNRLGG, translated from the coding sequence GTGGTTGAACCCCTGCTATCAGGTATTGTCCTTGGTCTAGTTTTCGTCACTCTCGCCGGACTGTTTTACGCTGCCTATAAGCAATACAAGCGACCCAACCGATTGGGGGGGTAA
- a CDS encoding putative 2-dehydropantoate 2-reductase translates to MSERSYAILGTGALGGFYGAKLQKAGLDVHFLLKSDYEYVSKSGLVIESKDGDFTLTQVNAYNDVEKMPQCDVVVVALKTTQNHLLPQMLPPLVRDDGVVLVLQNGLAVEEEVAKIVGNVSIIGGLCFLCSNKVEAGHIRHLDYGQITLGGYASGYDPTGITDKMRQIADDLKSAGISMELTEDLLLGRWKKLVWNIPYNGLSVILNARTDELMSYVYTRKLVKQLMYEVAAGSFSCGRIIPDSFIQTMLDYTVKMKPYRTSMKIDYDERRPLEVEAIFGNPLRKAHSRGVDLPQISCIYQQLKFLDEIRRVEDRQNA, encoded by the coding sequence ATGTCCGAGCGTAGTTACGCCATTCTAGGAACTGGTGCATTAGGTGGCTTTTATGGTGCCAAACTGCAAAAAGCTGGTTTAGATGTCCACTTTCTGCTGAAGAGTGATTATGAATATGTCAGTAAATCTGGTTTGGTTATTGAGTCAAAAGATGGTGATTTCACTCTGACTCAAGTCAATGCCTACAATGATGTAGAAAAAATGCCACAATGCGATGTGGTGGTGGTAGCACTAAAGACGACACAAAATCATTTATTGCCGCAAATGTTACCGCCACTCGTCAGGGATGATGGGGTAGTATTGGTATTGCAAAATGGACTGGCGGTGGAAGAAGAAGTTGCCAAAATAGTTGGCAATGTCAGCATTATTGGTGGGTTGTGTTTTCTCTGTTCCAATAAAGTCGAAGCAGGACATATCCGCCACCTCGACTATGGACAAATTACACTAGGAGGATATGCTTCTGGCTATGATCCTACTGGGATTACAGATAAGATGCGGCAAATTGCCGATGACTTGAAGAGTGCTGGTATCTCAATGGAATTAACTGAAGACTTATTACTAGGGCGATGGAAAAAATTGGTGTGGAATATTCCCTATAATGGACTGTCTGTAATTCTCAACGCTAGAACAGATGAATTAATGTCCTATGTCTACACCCGCAAATTAGTTAAACAGTTGATGTATGAAGTTGCAGCAGGTTCCTTTAGTTGCGGACGCATCATTCCTGATAGCTTCATTCAAACAATGCTAGATTACACCGTGAAGATGAAGCCTTATCGTACCAGCATGAAAATTGACTATGACGAAAGACGGCCTTTGGAAGTAGAAGCAATTTTTGGGAACCCATTACGGAAAGCGCATTCTAGGGGTGTGGATTTACCGCAGATTAGCTGTATATACCAACAGCTAAAGTTTTTGGATGAGATTAGAAGAGTGGAAGATCGCCAAAACGCTTAA
- a CDS encoding c-type cytochrome, translating into MDNQITKPEILIQRIVLLTLAILLAVPLGFFGVQLVQASDPYVKSVLSLTGNPVQGHAIFQINCAGCHGLEADGRVGPSLQAVSKHKSQYGLIHQVISGETPPMPKFQPSAQEMADLLNYLKLL; encoded by the coding sequence TTGGATAACCAGATTACCAAACCTGAAATTTTGATTCAGCGCATCGTTTTATTGACGCTGGCCATACTGCTAGCAGTCCCTTTGGGCTTTTTTGGTGTTCAGTTGGTTCAAGCCTCCGATCCATACGTCAAGAGTGTTCTGTCCCTAACAGGAAACCCAGTTCAAGGACACGCTATCTTTCAAATTAACTGTGCTGGTTGTCATGGCTTGGAAGCAGACGGGCGAGTAGGCCCCAGTTTGCAAGCTGTTTCAAAGCACAAGTCTCAATATGGACTGATTCACCAAGTAATCAGTGGTGAAACACCGCCAATGCCCAAATTCCAGCCTAGTGCACAAGAAATGGCGGATCTTTTGAACTATTTAAAGTTGTTGTAG
- the hisH gene encoding imidazole glycerol phosphate synthase subunit HisH, translating to MPVIAVVDYEMGNLHSVCKGLEKAGATPNVTYSPKELEQADAIVLPGVGAFDPAVQHLRSRGLEQPIKEAIASGKPFLGICLGLQILFESSAEGTQPGLGIIKGKVRRFRAEPDITIPHMGWNQLEVTQPKSILWEHLPSDPWVYFVHSYYVDPIEEQIRAATVTHGTQTVTAAIAHENLIAVQFHPEKSSNIGLQILSNFVAQVREKIPA from the coding sequence ATGCCAGTTATTGCGGTCGTAGACTACGAGATGGGAAATTTGCACTCAGTCTGCAAAGGCTTGGAAAAAGCTGGGGCAACTCCTAATGTTACTTATTCTCCAAAGGAATTAGAGCAGGCAGATGCAATAGTCCTACCGGGAGTGGGAGCATTTGATCCAGCAGTGCAACACTTGCGATCGCGTGGTTTGGAACAACCTATTAAAGAAGCGATCGCATCTGGTAAACCTTTTTTGGGAATTTGTTTAGGATTGCAAATTCTCTTTGAATCAAGTGCAGAAGGTACCCAACCAGGACTAGGAATTATTAAAGGAAAAGTGCGGCGGTTTCGTGCAGAACCTGACATCACTATTCCTCACATGGGTTGGAATCAACTGGAAGTGACTCAGCCAAAAAGTATTTTGTGGGAGCATTTACCGTCCGATCCTTGGGTGTATTTTGTCCATTCCTACTATGTTGACCCCATAGAAGAGCAAATCCGTGCAGCAACCGTCACCCACGGGACTCAAACCGTCACAGCTGCGATCGCCCACGAAAACCTGATTGCAGTCCAATTTCACCCCGAAAAATCCTCTAATATCGGATTGCAAATCCTGTCTAATTTTGTTGCTCAAGTCCGCGAAAAAATTCCTGCCTAA
- the rsmD gene encoding 16S rRNA (guanine(966)-N(2))-methyltransferase RsmD, with amino-acid sequence MSLRIYGNRQLKTLPGKQTRPTSARVREAVFNIWQGEIVSCRWLDLCAGTGSMGAEALCRGASLVVGIEQSSRACATIQQNWQQVANTEQEFRVLWGDIIQQLKTLSGKQFDRIYFDPPYASGLYQPVLEAIAHYQLLDPSGEIAVEHGSQGWTPPEISAWEICRNKVYGNTSLTFYRILE; translated from the coding sequence ATGAGTCTGAGAATTTACGGCAATCGCCAGCTAAAAACTTTACCAGGAAAACAAACTAGACCCACCAGTGCGCGAGTCAGAGAAGCAGTTTTTAATATTTGGCAGGGAGAAATAGTAAGTTGTCGCTGGCTGGATTTGTGCGCAGGTACTGGTTCAATGGGTGCAGAGGCTTTGTGTAGAGGAGCCAGCTTAGTAGTGGGAATTGAACAATCGAGCCGAGCCTGTGCCACTATTCAACAAAATTGGCAGCAAGTAGCTAATACCGAGCAAGAATTTCGGGTATTGTGGGGAGATATTATCCAGCAGTTAAAGACCTTATCAGGCAAGCAATTTGACAGAATCTACTTTGATCCACCTTATGCCAGTGGATTGTACCAGCCAGTTTTAGAAGCGATCGCTCACTATCAGCTTTTAGATCCTAGCGGCGAAATCGCAGTTGAACACGGCTCACAAGGTTGGACACCGCCAGAGATTTCCGCTTGGGAAATTTGCCGCAACAAAGTTTATGGCAACACATCACTTACTTTCTACAGAATTTTGGAATGA
- a CDS encoding response regulator: MASDQKINQETELNSLQLLIGTLILLVEDEPDIADLLIFILEAAGAEVMALTDAEEALALVESLHPDILLCNVKLPDHDGNWLIEQIRVHSCLSLRQLPAIAITSYTREVSSHKALNAGFNRFLVKLESPESIVGEIVHLLSTDV, from the coding sequence ATGGCAAGCGATCAAAAAATCAATCAAGAAACTGAGTTAAATTCGCTCCAGCTCCTTATTGGAACCCTGATTTTACTGGTAGAGGATGAGCCAGATATTGCAGATTTGCTCATCTTCATTTTAGAAGCAGCTGGTGCAGAGGTGATGGCTTTAACCGATGCAGAAGAAGCCCTTGCCTTGGTAGAATCGCTTCATCCCGATATTCTGCTGTGCAATGTGAAGTTGCCTGATCATGATGGAAATTGGTTAATTGAGCAAATTCGAGTGCATTCTTGCCTATCCCTAAGACAGTTGCCTGCGATCGCCATCACTTCTTATACACGGGAAGTCTCAAGTCATAAGGCTTTGAATGCTGGTTTTAATCGATTTCTAGTCAAGCTTGAGAGTCCAGAGTCAATCGTAGGTGAGATTGTTCACCTGCTATCTACCGATGTTTAG
- a CDS encoding DNA-directed RNA polymerase subunit beta'', with protein MTNEKMIFRNRVVDKGQLRNLISWAFTNYGTARTAVMADKLKDLGFRYATKAGVSISVDDLMVPPTKRLLLEAAEEEIRATETRYQRGEITEVERFQKVIDTWNGTSEALKDEVVVHFKKTDPLNSVYMMAFSGARGNISQVRQLVGMRGLMADPQGEIIDLPIKTNFREGLTVTEYIISSYGARKGLVDTALRTADSGYLTRRLVDVSQDVIIREFDCGTTRGLNIRPMTEGAKTLIPLATRLMGRVIGEDVVHPVTKEVIAPRNSPISEDLAKKIEKSGVGEVVVRSPLTCEAARSVCQHCYGWSLAHAKMVDLGEAVGIIAAQSIGEPGTQLTMRTFHTGGVFTGEVAQQVRSKIDGTVKLPRKLKTRTYRTRHGEDALYVEANGILLLEPTKVGDVTPDNQEVHLTQGSTLYVFDGNKVKQGQLLAEVALGGRTTRTNTEKAVKDVASDLAGEVQFAEVVPEQKTDRQGNTTTTAARGGLIWILSGEVYNLPPGAELVVKNGDAIASNGVLAETKLTTLHGGVVRLPEATPGKSTREIEIITASVVLDQATVTVQSSQGRNNYLVSTGNNQVFNLRATPGTKVQNGQVVAELIDDRYRTTTGGFLKFAGVEVQKKGKAKLGYEVVQGGTLLWIPEESHEVNKDISLLLVEDGQFVEAGTEVVKDIFCQNSGVVEVTQKNDILREVVVKPGELLMVDDPEAVIGRDNTFIQPGEEFQGSVATELRYIQYVETPEGPALLSRPVVEFAVPDNPDVPSTTSVSQKTGRSIQLRAVQRLPYKDSERVKSVEGVELLRTQLVLEIEQEGEQDHNASPLAADIELVQDTEDPEVQRLQLVILESLVIRRDITADATQGSTETTLEVQDGLTIAPGSVVARTQILCKEGGIVRGVQKGTENVRRCLVLRHTDMLTTNTSTQPKVKVGDLLVEGTEVAPGAFAPESGQVVDIKSAAAAPGGESALSTKNYVITTRIGRPYRVSPGAVLQIEDGDLVQRGDNLVLLVFERAKTGDIIQGLPRIEELLEARKPKEACILCRRAGEVKVVYGDGDEAIAIKVVESNGVVTDYPLGPGQNLIVPDGATVLAGQPLTDGPSNPHEILEIFFSLGSEDGVYACASHALQKVQTFLVNEVQMVYQSQGIDISDKHIEVIVRQMTNKVRIDDGGDTTMLPGELVELRQVEQVNEAMAITGGARAQYTPVLLGITKASLNTDSFISAASFQETTRVLTEAAIEGKSDWLRGLKENVIIGRLIPAGTGYNTYDEPGAIDDYAAEISNGVLDEVDDPLDMVLDDRTARTYNLDSPTLGESGFGSRRAERSILDDDDELIADEVVDEDDFEEEEEDEEDDFDEE; from the coding sequence ATGACTAACGAAAAAATGATTTTTCGCAATCGGGTGGTTGACAAAGGTCAACTGAGAAATTTAATTTCTTGGGCCTTTACGAATTATGGGACGGCGCGAACCGCAGTAATGGCGGACAAACTAAAAGATTTGGGATTTCGCTACGCTACCAAAGCAGGGGTTTCCATCAGTGTAGATGACTTGATGGTGCCACCAACTAAGCGATTGCTGCTAGAAGCAGCCGAAGAAGAAATTCGCGCCACAGAAACCCGTTACCAACGGGGAGAAATCACTGAAGTAGAACGCTTCCAAAAGGTAATCGATACCTGGAACGGCACCAGTGAAGCCTTGAAAGATGAAGTTGTCGTTCACTTCAAGAAAACTGATCCCCTAAACTCCGTATACATGATGGCATTTTCCGGAGCACGGGGTAACATTTCCCAAGTCCGGCAATTGGTGGGTATGCGGGGACTGATGGCAGATCCTCAAGGGGAAATTATCGATTTGCCCATCAAAACCAACTTCCGTGAAGGACTAACTGTGACGGAATACATTATTTCGTCTTACGGTGCCAGAAAAGGATTGGTGGATACTGCCTTGCGAACGGCTGACTCTGGTTATCTCACCCGCCGATTGGTGGATGTATCGCAGGATGTAATTATTCGGGAATTTGACTGCGGCACCACCAGAGGCCTTAACATTCGACCAATGACAGAAGGTGCCAAAACCTTGATTCCTCTAGCAACCCGCTTGATGGGACGGGTAATTGGCGAAGATGTAGTGCATCCGGTGACAAAAGAAGTGATTGCACCGCGCAATTCCCCAATTTCTGAGGACTTGGCGAAGAAAATTGAAAAATCTGGGGTGGGAGAAGTTGTGGTGCGGAGTCCCCTAACTTGTGAAGCTGCACGTTCAGTGTGTCAACACTGCTACGGCTGGAGTTTAGCCCACGCCAAAATGGTGGACTTGGGCGAAGCAGTGGGGATTATTGCCGCCCAAAGTATCGGCGAACCTGGTACCCAGTTAACCATGCGGACATTCCACACAGGTGGTGTGTTTACTGGGGAAGTGGCGCAACAAGTTCGTTCTAAAATCGATGGGACTGTCAAGCTTCCCCGCAAACTGAAAACTAGAACATATCGTACCCGCCACGGGGAAGATGCCCTGTATGTTGAGGCTAATGGCATCCTGCTTTTGGAGCCAACAAAAGTAGGTGATGTTACCCCAGACAACCAAGAGGTTCATCTTACTCAAGGTTCAACACTATATGTATTTGATGGAAATAAGGTAAAACAAGGACAGTTGTTGGCAGAGGTTGCTCTCGGTGGACGCACAACTCGGACTAATACAGAAAAAGCAGTTAAAGATGTAGCCTCTGACTTGGCAGGGGAAGTGCAATTTGCCGAAGTAGTTCCAGAACAAAAAACCGACCGTCAGGGTAATACCACAACCACAGCCGCACGCGGTGGTTTGATTTGGATTTTGTCTGGGGAAGTTTACAACTTGCCACCTGGGGCAGAATTGGTGGTGAAAAATGGTGATGCGATCGCCTCTAATGGAGTTTTAGCAGAAACCAAGTTAACCACTTTGCACGGCGGTGTGGTGCGCTTGCCGGAAGCTACCCCAGGTAAAAGTACCAGGGAAATTGAGATTATTACCGCTTCTGTAGTCTTAGACCAGGCAACGGTAACAGTCCAAAGTTCCCAAGGTCGCAATAATTACTTAGTCTCCACTGGCAACAACCAGGTATTTAACCTCCGGGCTACACCAGGCACAAAAGTGCAAAATGGTCAAGTGGTAGCTGAGTTAATTGATGACCGCTATCGCACAACCACTGGTGGATTCCTGAAATTTGCGGGTGTAGAAGTCCAGAAAAAAGGCAAAGCCAAGCTGGGTTATGAAGTCGTGCAGGGCGGTACCCTTTTGTGGATTCCCGAAGAAAGCCACGAAGTTAATAAAGATATCTCCTTGCTGTTGGTAGAAGACGGTCAGTTTGTAGAAGCTGGCACCGAGGTAGTAAAAGATATTTTCTGCCAAAACAGCGGTGTGGTAGAAGTCACCCAGAAAAACGACATCCTGCGGGAAGTGGTGGTTAAGCCAGGAGAACTGCTAATGGTTGATGATCCAGAAGCAGTCATCGGGCGAGATAATACCTTCATCCAACCTGGCGAGGAATTTCAAGGCAGTGTCGCCACAGAATTACGCTATATCCAGTATGTGGAGACACCAGAAGGCCCTGCCCTGTTAAGTCGTCCGGTAGTTGAGTTTGCCGTACCGGATAATCCAGACGTGCCATCAACTACATCGGTAAGTCAAAAAACTGGGCGTTCGATTCAGTTGCGGGCTGTGCAGCGACTACCTTACAAAGATTCGGAACGCGTCAAGTCTGTTGAAGGTGTGGAACTGCTGCGAACCCAGCTAGTACTAGAAATTGAGCAAGAAGGGGAACAAGATCACAATGCTTCGCCCCTAGCAGCAGATATTGAATTGGTACAGGATACTGAAGACCCAGAAGTTCAGCGCTTGCAACTGGTGATTTTGGAGTCCTTGGTAATTCGTCGAGACATTACCGCTGATGCCACCCAAGGTAGCACTGAAACAACACTTGAAGTCCAAGATGGGCTTACTATCGCTCCTGGATCTGTAGTAGCACGGACCCAAATCTTGTGTAAAGAAGGGGGGATAGTGCGGGGCGTGCAAAAAGGAACCGAAAATGTGCGTCGCTGTTTGGTGTTGCGCCACACTGATATGCTCACAACCAATACTAGTACTCAGCCCAAGGTAAAAGTGGGTGACTTGCTAGTAGAAGGTACAGAAGTTGCTCCGGGAGCTTTTGCCCCAGAATCAGGGCAAGTAGTGGATATTAAAAGTGCCGCTGCTGCACCTGGTGGGGAATCAGCTCTGAGTACTAAAAACTACGTTATTACTACCCGCATCGGTCGCCCTTATCGAGTCAGCCCTGGTGCTGTGTTGCAGATAGAAGACGGCGATTTGGTACAACGAGGTGATAACTTGGTGTTGTTGGTGTTTGAACGCGCCAAAACCGGAGATATTATTCAAGGTTTGCCCCGGATTGAGGAACTGCTTGAAGCTCGTAAACCGAAAGAAGCGTGCATTTTATGTCGGCGGGCGGGTGAAGTTAAGGTAGTTTACGGCGATGGTGATGAAGCGATCGCCATCAAGGTCGTAGAATCAAATGGCGTGGTCACTGATTATCCTCTAGGACCAGGACAAAATTTGATTGTGCCAGATGGAGCAACTGTGTTAGCGGGACAACCGTTGACAGATGGTCCATCCAACCCCCACGAAATTTTGGAAATCTTCTTTAGCCTGGGTTCCGAAGACGGAGTTTATGCTTGTGCTAGCCATGCTTTGCAGAAAGTACAGACATTCTTGGTGAATGAAGTGCAAATGGTGTATCAGTCCCAGGGGATTGATATTTCCGATAAGCACATTGAAGTGATTGTTCGCCAGATGACCAACAAAGTCCGGATTGATGATGGTGGTGACACCACAATGCTTCCTGGCGAATTGGTGGAACTGCGCCAAGTTGAGCAGGTGAACGAAGCTATGGCAATTACAGGCGGTGCTAGGGCACAGTATACCCCAGTATTATTGGGTATCACCAAAGCATCGTTGAACACTGACAGCTTTATTTCTGCTGCATCCTTCCAAGAGACAACACGGGTACTCACCGAAGCAGCCATCGAAGGTAAATCTGACTGGCTACGTGGATTAAAGGAAAACGTGATTATCGGGCGATTGATTCCGGCTGGTACTGGGTACAATACCTATGATGAACCCGGTGCGATCGATGATTATGCTGCTGAGATTAGCAATGGTGTCTTGGATGAAGTTGATGATCCCCTGGATATGGTCTTAGATGACCGTACTGCTCGCACCTATAATTTAGATTCTCCTACTCTTGGGGAATCTGGTTTTGGTAGCAGACGTGCAGAAAGGTCAATTTTAGATGACGACGATGAATTAATCGCCGATGAAGTAGTAGACGAGGACGATTTCGAGGAAGAAGAGGAAGACGAGGAAGATGATTTCGACGAGGAATAG
- a CDS encoding DNA-directed RNA polymerase subunit gamma: MRPAQTNQFDYVKIGLASPERIRQWGERTLPNGQVVGEVTKPETINYRTLKPEMDGLFCERIFGPAKDWECHCGKYKRVRHRGIVCERCGVEVTESRVRRHRMGYIKLAAPVAHVWYLKGIPSYISILLDMPLRDVEQIVYFNSYVVLSPGNAETLTYKQLLSEDQWLEIEDQIYSEDSQLQGVEVGIGAEALLRLLADINLEQEAESLREEIGNAKGQKRAKLIKRLRVIDNFIATGSKPEWMVMAVIPVIPPDLRPMVQLDGGRFATSDLNDLYRRVINRNNRLARLQEILAPEIIVRNEKRMLQEAVDALIDNGRRGRTVVGANNRPLKSLSDIIEGKQGRFRQNLLGKRVDYSGRSVIVVGPKLKIHQCGLPREMAIELFQPFVINRLIRSGMVNNIKAAKKLISRNDPSVWDVLEEVIEGHPVMLNRAPTLHRLGIQSFEPILVEGRAIQLHPLVCPAFNADFDGDQMAVHVPLSLESQAEARLLMLASNNILSPATGKPIITPSQDMVLGAYYLTAENPGAIKGAGKYFSSLEDVIMAFQQEQIDLHAYIYVRFDGEIESDQPDTEPLKVTENEDGSRTLLYKFRRVRQDAKGNVLSQYIYTTPGRVIYNNAIQEALAS, from the coding sequence ATGAGACCTGCCCAAACTAATCAGTTTGACTACGTAAAAATCGGCTTGGCTTCCCCTGAACGCATTCGGCAGTGGGGCGAAAGAACATTGCCCAATGGTCAGGTAGTCGGTGAAGTTACCAAGCCGGAGACCATTAACTACCGAACTCTCAAGCCAGAGATGGATGGCTTATTTTGTGAGCGCATCTTTGGCCCCGCGAAAGATTGGGAATGCCATTGTGGCAAGTATAAAAGAGTTCGTCACAGAGGTATTGTCTGTGAGCGCTGTGGGGTAGAAGTCACCGAGTCACGGGTGCGTCGCCACCGCATGGGCTATATTAAACTCGCTGCACCAGTAGCTCACGTCTGGTATCTCAAAGGCATTCCTAGCTATATTTCCATCCTGTTGGATATGCCCTTGCGGGATGTCGAGCAGATTGTCTATTTCAACTCTTATGTTGTCCTGAGTCCAGGTAATGCCGAAACTTTAACTTACAAACAGCTACTGAGTGAAGACCAGTGGTTGGAAATAGAAGACCAAATTTATAGCGAAGATTCTCAGCTGCAAGGCGTAGAGGTAGGTATTGGTGCTGAAGCATTGCTGCGCTTGCTTGCCGATATTAATTTAGAGCAAGAAGCGGAAAGCCTACGCGAGGAAATTGGCAACGCCAAGGGACAAAAGCGGGCCAAGCTAATTAAGCGATTGCGGGTGATTGACAACTTCATCGCCACTGGTTCCAAACCAGAGTGGATGGTAATGGCAGTTATTCCCGTGATTCCCCCCGATTTGCGCCCAATGGTGCAACTAGATGGTGGACGGTTTGCCACCAGCGATTTAAATGATTTGTATCGGCGGGTAATTAACCGCAACAATCGTTTGGCACGCTTGCAAGAAATTTTGGCACCAGAAATTATTGTGCGGAACGAAAAGCGGATGCTGCAAGAAGCAGTGGATGCTTTGATTGACAATGGTCGGCGGGGACGCACTGTGGTAGGGGCAAATAACCGACCCCTAAAATCTTTGTCCGACATTATTGAGGGTAAGCAAGGACGTTTCCGACAAAACTTGTTAGGTAAACGGGTTGACTACTCTGGACGTTCTGTAATTGTGGTCGGGCCAAAGCTGAAAATTCACCAGTGTGGTTTGCCTAGAGAAATGGCGATTGAGCTATTTCAACCATTTGTGATTAACCGCCTTATTCGTAGCGGTATGGTGAATAATATCAAAGCTGCGAAAAAGCTGATATCGCGTAATGACCCCAGTGTTTGGGATGTGCTGGAAGAGGTGATTGAAGGACATCCGGTGATGCTAAATCGGGCACCAACGTTGCATCGCTTGGGTATTCAGTCTTTTGAACCGATTTTGGTAGAAGGTAGAGCGATTCAACTGCATCCTCTGGTGTGTCCGGCATTTAACGCCGACTTTGACGGCGACCAAATGGCGGTACACGTCCCGCTATCGTTAGAAAGTCAGGCTGAGGCGCGATTGTTGATGTTGGCTTCTAACAATATTTTGTCACCAGCCACGGGGAAACCCATCATCACGCCTAGCCAAGATATGGTGTTGGGAGCGTATTACTTAACAGCAGAAAATCCCGGTGCGATAAAAGGTGCAGGAAAGTACTTTTCTTCGCTAGAGGATGTGATTATGGCTTTCCAGCAAGAGCAAATTGACTTGCACGCCTATATCTATGTGCGGTTTGACGGTGAAATAGAATCAGACCAACCGGATACAGAACCCCTGAAAGTGACGGAAAACGAGGATGGTAGCCGGACATTACTCTATAAGTTCCGCCGAGTCAGACAAGACGCTAAAGGCAATGTCCTTTCGCAGTATATATACACAACTCCTGGTCGCGTTATTTACAATAATGCCATTCAGGAAGCACTAGCAAGTTAA